One region of Etheostoma cragini isolate CJK2018 chromosome 16, CSU_Ecrag_1.0, whole genome shotgun sequence genomic DNA includes:
- the derl2 gene encoding derlin-2 yields MAYQTLQQEYLQIPAVTRAYTTACVLTTAAVQLEIITPFQLYFNPDLILKNYQVWRLITNFLFFGPVGFNFLFNMIFLYRYCRMLEEGSFRGRTADFVFMFLFGGLLMTIFGTFVSLVFLGQAFTIMLVYVWSRRNPNVRMNFFGLLNFQAPFLPWVLMGFSLLLGNSIIVDLLGIAVGHVYFFLEDVFPNQPGGGRWLKTPSIIKMLFDTPEEDANYNPLPEERPGGFAWGEGQRLGG; encoded by the exons ATGGCTTACCAGACACTACAACAGGAATACTTACAGATACCTGCTGTTACCAGGGCATATACAACGGCCTGTGTACTCACAACTGCTGCAGTG CAACTAGAGATCATCACACCATTTCAGCTATACTTCAATCCAGATTTGATTCTAAAGAATTACCAG GTATGGCGACTTATAACCAACTTCCTGTTTTTTGGTCCAGTTGGCTTCAATTTCCTGTTCAATATGATATTTCT GTACAGATACTGTCGTATGCTAGAGGAGGGCTCTTTCAGGGGACGCACAGCTGACTTTGTCTTCATGTTCCTCTTTGGTGGACTTCTGATGACC ATATTTGGCACTTTTGTGAGTCTGGTGTTCCTGGGCCAAGCTTTCACTATCATGCTGGTGTACGTGTGGAGTCGGCGAAACCCGAACGTTCGCATGAATTTCTTTGGCCTGCTGAATTTCCAGGCCCCCTTTCTTCCCTGGGTGCTGATGGGATTCTCACTCCTGCTGGGCAACTCCATCATTGTGGATCTTTTAG GTATTGCTGTTGGTCATGTGTACTTCTTTCTGGAGGATGTTTTTCCCAACCAGCCGGGGGGGGGAAGGTGGCTCAAGACCCCATCTATCAT AAAGATGCTGTTTGACACGCCAGAGGAAGATGCCAACTACAACCCCCTTCCAGAGGAGCGCCCAGGAGGGTTTGCCTGGGGAGAAGGACAGCGCCTTGGAGGTTAA
- the LOC117958857 gene encoding SWI/SNF-related matrix-associated actin-dependent regulator of chromatin subfamily B member 1-like translates to MQLALSKTFGQKPVKFQLEPDGDFYMVGSEVGNYLRMFRGSLYKRYPSLWRRLASVEERKKIVASSHATSVTLLKASECEEIFEGNDEKYKAVSISTEPPAYLREQKAKRSSQWVPTLPNSSHHLDAVPCSTTINRNRMGRDKKRTFPLCFDDHDPAVIHENAAQVEALVPIRLDMEIDGQKLRDAFTWNMNEKLMTPEMFAEILCDDLDLNPLAFVPAIASAIRQQIESYPTDSILEEQADQRVIIKLNIHVGNISLVDQFEWDMSERENSPESFALKLCSELGLGGEFVTTIAYSIRGQLSWHQRTYAFSENPLPTVEIAIRNTGDADQWCPLLETLTDAEMEKKIRDQDRNTRRMRRLANTAPSW, encoded by the exons ATGCAACTGGCTCTGAGTAAAACCTTTGGCCAGAAACCAGTTAAATTTCAATTAGAACCAGATGGGGACTTTTACATGGTTGGGTCTGAG GTTGGAAACTATCTGCGCATGTTCAGAGGTTCTTTGTATAAAAGATATCCATCTCTATGGAGAAGGCTAGCCTcggtggaggagaggaagaaaatcGTAGCATCATCACATG CTACAAGTGTTACTCTGCTGAAGGCATCAGAATGTGAAGAGATCTTCGAGGGTAATGATGAGAAATACAAGGCGGTGTCCATCAGCACAGAGCCTCCAGCTTACCTCAG GGAGCAGAAGGCAAAGAGGAGCAGTCAGTGGGTCCCCACGCTGCCCAACAGCTCTCACCATTTAGATGCTGTGCCTTGCTCCACCACCATCAACCGTAACCGAATGGGCCGTGACAAGAAGAGGACCTTCCCACTGTG CTTTGATGACCATGACCCTGCAGTGATCCATGAGAATGCAGCCCAGGTAGAAGCACTGGTTCCCATTCGTCTAGACATGGAAATAGATGGACAGAAACTGCGAGACGCCTTTACATGGAACATGAATg AAAAACTGATGACCCCAGAGATGTTTGCAGAGATTTTATGTGATGACCTGGACCTGAATCCTCTGGCCTTTGTCCCCGCCATTGCCTCAGCCATTCGTCAGCAGATTGAGTCCTACCCCACTGACAGTATACTGGAAGAGCAGGCAGACCAGAGAGTCATCATCAAG cTGAACATCCACGTGGGAAACATTTCTTTGGTGGACCAATTTGAGTGGGAcatgtctgagagagagaattcGCCAGAGTCATTTGCACTGAAGCTGTGCTCTGAGCTGGGTCTAGGTGGAGAGTTTGTAACCACTATTGCCTACAGCATTCGTGGTCAGCTCAGCTGGCACCAGAGGACCTATGCCTTCAG TGAGAACCCACTCCCGACAGTAGAAATTGCCATCCGCAACACAGGTGATGCTGACCAGTggtgccccctgctggagaccCTCACAGATGCTGAAATGGAGAAGAAGATTCGAGACCAAGACAGGAACACAAG gCGTATGAGACGATTGGCCAACACCGCTCCTTCCTGGTAG